From a single Myotis daubentonii chromosome 5, mMyoDau2.1, whole genome shotgun sequence genomic region:
- the IL5 gene encoding interleukin-5 isoform X3, with translation MIPTPGHTNHQLCIEEVFQGVDTLRNQTAEGDAVEKLFQNLSSIKDYIDGEKKKCEGERLRVKKFLDYLQVFLGVINTEWTMES, from the exons ATGATTCCTACTCCAGGACATACAAAT CACCAACTATGCATTGAAGAAGTCTTTCAGGGGGTAGACACATTGAGGAATCAAACTGCAGAAGGGGATGCCGTGGAAAAACTCTTCCAGAACTTGTCTTCAATAAAAGACTACATAGATGGCGAAAAA AAAAAGTGTGAAGGGGAGCGATTGAGAGTAAAAAAGTTCCTAGACTACCTGCAAGTATTTCTTGGCGTGATAAACACTGAGTGGACAATGGAAAGTTGA
- the IL5 gene encoding interleukin-5 isoform X2, which produces MLLLLTFLVLGAADVGAIALESPLKRLVAETLTLLSTHRTLLIGEGNLMIPTPGHTNHQLCIEEVFQGVDTLRNQTAEGDAVEKLFQNLSSIKDYIDGEKKKCEGERLRVKKFLDYLQVFLGVINTEWTMES; this is translated from the exons ATGCTTCTGCTTTTGACTTTCCTGGTTCTCGGAGCTGCCGACGTTGGTGCCATTGCCTTAGAAAGTCCCTTGAAGAGACTGGTGGCAGAGACCTTGACCCTGCTCTCCACTCATCGGACTCTGCTGATAGGCGAAGgg aACCTGATGATTCCTACTCCAGGACATACAAAT CACCAACTATGCATTGAAGAAGTCTTTCAGGGGGTAGACACATTGAGGAATCAAACTGCAGAAGGGGATGCCGTGGAAAAACTCTTCCAGAACTTGTCTTCAATAAAAGACTACATAGATGGCGAAAAA AAAAAGTGTGAAGGGGAGCGATTGAGAGTAAAAAAGTTCCTAGACTACCTGCAAGTATTTCTTGGCGTGATAAACACTGAGTGGACAATGGAAAGTTGA
- the IL5 gene encoding interleukin-5 isoform X1 has protein sequence MFLKGEKQGFLLKDKSKLVFLRHKALETLVSQHAIIRQSLSDCWKLFISSKRENKLVGDTILYNALSLPKAIAEHFRAIRMLLLLTFLVLGAADVGAIALESPLKRLVAETLTLLSTHRTLLIGEGNLMIPTPGHTNHQLCIEEVFQGVDTLRNQTAEGDAVEKLFQNLSSIKDYIDGEKKKCEGERLRVKKFLDYLQVFLGVINTEWTMES, from the exons ATGTTTTTGAAGGGGGAAAAACAGGGatttttattaaaagataaaagtaaaCTTGTTTTTTTAAGACACAAGGCATTGGAAACATTGGTTTCACAACATGCCATTATTAGACAGTCTCTATCTGATTGTTGGAAATTATTCATTTCCtcaaagagagagaataaattggTTGGGGATACAATCTTGTACAATGCACTTTCTTTGCCAAAGGCAATCGCTGAACATTTCAGAGCCATCAGAATGCTTCTGCTTTTGACTTTCCTGGTTCTCGGAGCTGCCGACGTTGGTGCCATTGCCTTAGAAAGTCCCTTGAAGAGACTGGTGGCAGAGACCTTGACCCTGCTCTCCACTCATCGGACTCTGCTGATAGGCGAAGgg aACCTGATGATTCCTACTCCAGGACATACAAAT CACCAACTATGCATTGAAGAAGTCTTTCAGGGGGTAGACACATTGAGGAATCAAACTGCAGAAGGGGATGCCGTGGAAAAACTCTTCCAGAACTTGTCTTCAATAAAAGACTACATAGATGGCGAAAAA AAAAAGTGTGAAGGGGAGCGATTGAGAGTAAAAAAGTTCCTAGACTACCTGCAAGTATTTCTTGGCGTGATAAACACTGAGTGGACAATGGAAAGTTGA